In Arcobacter sp. F2176, a single genomic region encodes these proteins:
- a CDS encoding TerB family tellurite resistance protein gives MKLETKEKFAFLQLAQHLARVDGEYGNREQDVIDEYCVEMGIDKPRFFNEADFNLDEILCSFKSKKSKKIVILELMILVHIDDKFDKKEHELTKKIVDSFQINDKDLKYFSFWGKAVSSLYEQGKLFIED, from the coding sequence ATGAAATTAGAAACTAAAGAAAAGTTTGCTTTTTTGCAGTTAGCTCAACATTTAGCAAGAGTTGATGGTGAGTATGGAAATAGAGAACAAGATGTTATAGATGAATATTGTGTTGAAATGGGAATTGATAAACCAAGATTTTTCAATGAGGCAGATTTTAATTTAGATGAAATACTTTGTTCTTTTAAATCAAAAAAGAGTAAAAAAATTGTTATTTTGGAACTTATGATTTTAGTTCACATTGATGATAAATTTGATAAAAAAGAACATGAATTGACTAAAAAAATAGTCGATTCTTTTCAAATTAATGATAAAGATTTAAAATATTTTTCTTTTTGGGGGAAAGCTGTTTCTTCTTTATATGAACAAGGTAAACTTTTTATCGAAGATTAA
- a CDS encoding type II secretion system protein: MKKAFSLLEIIIVVLIVGLLGTFAINKLFYSIDKSNIFKIKSEVILINNAINKLYSDQVLLGNSSFTLDRLDDASSNTSGESLFIGYNEYILLDIVILSSSDNNKEIGKWIKSSETTYKTYISKDKLITFEFDRDEGTFSCKKSDETCKEFMQ; encoded by the coding sequence ATGAAAAAAGCTTTTTCCTTATTAGAAATAATAATTGTTGTCTTAATAGTTGGATTATTAGGGACATTTGCTATTAACAAACTTTTTTATTCAATTGATAAATCAAATATATTTAAAATTAAATCAGAAGTTATACTTATAAATAATGCAATAAATAAGCTATATTCAGATCAAGTTTTATTAGGTAATTCATCCTTTACCTTAGATAGGTTAGATGATGCTTCATCAAATACAAGTGGAGAATCATTGTTTATAGGTTACAATGAATATATTTTGTTAGATATTGTTATTTTGTCAAGTTCTGATAATAATAAAGAGATAGGAAAGTGGATAAAGAGTTCTGAAACAACATATAAAACTTATATTTCAAAAGATAAGCTTATAACTTTTGAGTTTGATAGAGATGAAGGTACTTTCTCTTGTAAAAAAAGTGATGAAACTTGTAAAGAATTTATGCAATGA
- a CDS encoding primosomal protein N', protein MSFYYELALLKSPLDPLTYCSDEKIEIGTLVEVSLQRRKVLSKAVVVKEVEKPTFKCTTIQTITNLFYSTDMIKIATFTSMYYVSSLGEALSLFIPFDKDIIENKDENRFESNILLSKEQEEAYKFCLEHKQSLLFANTGAGKTEIYIKTIEKYLNENKQAILLMPEISLTPQMQKRLELVFKEKVAIWHSKITKKRKEEIIKKVLYGEIKLVAGARSALFLPLKNLGLIIVDEEHDESYKSDSKPRYNTKDLALYISKTLNIQAILGSATPSLNTYHKIPFYRLSKTYFDTKKSINYDDSTSNLSPKIVNKIKSTIEQNHQVIIFLPTRANYKYQVCTSCGSSVECPFCSVSMSLHKNSLALKCHYCGYTQKIPKSCPSCKTGVLHNLRVGTAQIEEELNFIFPQKKIKRFDRDEVKTDTQLRKVLDEFNNNKIDILVGTQMLSKGHDYHNVKLAVVLGIDSVLKMNSYKARERALSLLIQISGRSGRRGEGEVIIQTQNKDFFDFYLENKDYKEFLDEELTFREDLYPPFYKLAKIIFAHTNGLKVKDEFDKYTNILKSNEKIEVVGANQSPIFKLSNKYRYEILLRSKNIKALIEVLHSIKSPMAIIDMDTIY, encoded by the coding sequence ATGAGTTTTTATTATGAATTGGCACTATTAAAATCTCCTTTAGATCCTTTGACTTATTGTAGTGATGAAAAAATAGAAATTGGAACACTAGTAGAAGTCTCTTTGCAAAGAAGAAAGGTATTGTCTAAAGCAGTAGTTGTAAAAGAGGTTGAAAAACCAACTTTCAAATGTACAACAATTCAAACAATTACAAATCTCTTTTACTCTACTGATATGATAAAAATAGCTACTTTTACTTCTATGTATTATGTTTCTTCACTTGGTGAAGCTTTATCTTTATTTATTCCTTTTGATAAAGATATAATTGAAAATAAAGATGAAAATAGATTTGAGTCAAATATTCTGTTATCAAAAGAACAAGAAGAAGCATATAAATTTTGTTTAGAACACAAACAATCTTTACTTTTTGCAAATACTGGTGCAGGTAAAACAGAAATTTATATTAAAACTATAGAAAAATATTTAAATGAAAATAAACAAGCAATTCTGCTTATGCCTGAAATCTCTTTAACTCCTCAAATGCAAAAAAGACTAGAATTAGTATTTAAAGAAAAAGTTGCTATTTGGCACTCTAAAATTACTAAAAAAAGAAAAGAAGAGATTATCAAAAAGGTTTTATACGGTGAAATAAAACTAGTTGCAGGTGCAAGGTCTGCTTTGTTTTTGCCCTTAAAAAACTTAGGATTAATTATAGTTGATGAAGAGCATGATGAATCATATAAAAGTGATAGTAAACCAAGATATAATACAAAAGATTTGGCTTTGTACATTTCAAAGACTTTAAATATACAAGCTATATTAGGAAGTGCAACACCATCCTTAAATACTTATCATAAAATACCTTTTTACAGATTATCTAAAACATATTTTGATACTAAAAAAAGTATAAATTATGATGATAGTACATCAAATTTAAGTCCTAAGATTGTAAATAAAATAAAAAGTACAATAGAACAAAATCATCAAGTAATTATTTTCCTTCCCACAAGAGCTAATTATAAATATCAAGTTTGTACATCTTGTGGAAGCTCAGTGGAATGTCCTTTTTGTTCTGTATCAATGAGTTTACATAAAAATTCTCTTGCCTTAAAGTGCCATTATTGTGGATATACTCAAAAAATACCTAAATCTTGTCCTTCATGTAAAACAGGTGTTCTTCATAATCTAAGAGTTGGAACTGCTCAAATAGAAGAAGAATTAAATTTTATATTTCCTCAAAAAAAAATAAAAAGATTTGATAGGGATGAAGTAAAAACAGATACACAATTGCGAAAAGTATTAGATGAGTTTAATAATAATAAAATCGATATTTTAGTTGGTACTCAAATGCTTTCTAAAGGTCATGATTATCATAATGTAAAACTAGCAGTTGTTCTTGGGATTGATTCTGTTTTAAAAATGAATTCATATAAAGCAAGAGAAAGAGCATTATCTTTATTAATTCAAATTTCTGGAAGAAGTGGAAGAAGAGGTGAGGGTGAAGTTATTATTCAAACTCAAAATAAAGATTTCTTTGATTTTTATTTAGAAAACAAAGATTATAAAGAGTTTTTAGATGAAGAACTTACATTTAGAGAAGATTTATATCCTCCTTTTTATAAATTAGCAAAAATTATTTTTGCTCATACAAATGGATTAAAAGTAAAAGATGAGTTTGACAAATATACAAATATTTTAAAATCAAATGAAAAGATTGAAGTTGTAGGTGCAAATCAATCTCCTATTTTCAAGTTATCAAATAAATATAGATATGAAATTTTACTTCGTTCTAAAAATATAAAAGCTTTAATTGAAGTTCTTCATAGTATAAAATCACCAATGGCAATCATTGATATGGATACAATTTATTAA
- a CDS encoding tetrahydrodipicolinate N-succinyltransferase N-terminal domain-containing protein, translating to MIYTADEFKKLVEEVQSQNWYRNPIGFGIARVDRGQLNPEKILQATYPVVNWNENLGSAAIFLKALKDSGADVDTTKSELVCNVTDDFLTSCIEAFRPFNPEAKGDAHRNVQVISSLATLPLDSGLSADDFKVVFIFEDTNPLTVESVYLKLYALSLGKAKLRSLNLNGAFGVLENCAWTGSQPIELDWLRANEISLKITNQYPEITMVDKFPRFLSHVIPADNTRILETSKVRFGAQLAAGTTVMPGAAYINFNAGTEGSVMVEGRISSSAIVGAGSDVGGGASILGVLSGTDGVPVSIGENTLLGANSCTGTAIGDSCILDAGVTILPGTKVTLSEKAVAALKEINPSKEITTVMKGSDFIGVNGVHFRVNSQTGQTVAMRSTREVKLNSDLH from the coding sequence ATGATTTATACGGCAGATGAATTTAAAAAATTAGTTGAAGAAGTTCAATCACAAAATTGGTACAGAAATCCAATAGGATTTGGTATAGCTAGAGTTGATAGGGGACAATTAAATCCAGAAAAGATCTTACAAGCAACATATCCAGTTGTAAATTGGAATGAAAACCTTGGAAGTGCAGCTATATTTTTAAAAGCGTTAAAAGATTCAGGAGCAGATGTAGACACAACTAAATCAGAATTAGTATGTAATGTTACAGATGATTTTTTAACTTCTTGTATTGAAGCTTTTAGACCATTTAATCCAGAAGCAAAAGGTGATGCACATAGAAATGTACAAGTTATCTCATCACTTGCTACTTTACCTTTGGATTCAGGTCTTAGTGCTGATGATTTTAAAGTGGTATTTATATTTGAAGATACAAATCCTTTAACAGTAGAATCTGTTTATTTAAAACTTTATGCACTATCACTAGGAAAAGCAAAATTAAGAAGTCTTAATTTAAATGGTGCCTTTGGTGTATTAGAAAATTGTGCATGGACTGGAAGTCAACCAATTGAATTAGATTGGTTAAGAGCAAATGAAATTTCATTAAAAATAACTAATCAATATCCAGAAATCACTATGGTAGATAAATTTCCAAGATTTTTATCTCATGTTATCCCTGCTGATAATACAAGAATTTTGGAAACTTCAAAAGTAAGATTTGGAGCACAATTAGCAGCGGGAACAACTGTTATGCCAGGAGCTGCTTATATTAATTTTAATGCAGGAACTGAAGGTTCTGTTATGGTTGAAGGAAGAATTTCTTCAAGTGCAATAGTTGGTGCTGGTTCTGATGTTGGTGGTGGAGCTTCTATTCTTGGAGTTTTATCAGGAACTGATGGTGTACCTGTTTCAATTGGAGAAAATACACTTTTAGGTGCAAACTCTTGTACAGGTACTGCTATTGGTGATAGTTGTATACTTGATGCTGGTGTTACAATCTTACCAGGAACAAAAGTTACACTTTCTGAAAAAGCAGTTGCTGCATTAAAAGAGATTAATCCAAGTAAAGAAATTACAACTGTAATGAAAGGTAGTGATTTTATTGGAGTTAATGGAGTTCATTTTAGAGTAAATTCTCAAACTGGTCAAACAGTTGCTATGAGAAGTACTAGAGAAGTAAAACTTAATTCAGATTTACATTAA
- a CDS encoding GGDEF domain-containing protein — MKKNIIVQFLILLILVAIFITGISLYNLRTVSIKSSVSTAESISEVIKSGLALHVSNDSNVDEFLKNVSAIRNIKELWLVRSDNIKNPEFETRSFKNPKDNLDKEVIRSGETKYIVKEGFINTNVRVTIPYKAEISCLACHNNVQEGDTLGAISIVLDVSTLKEIGVRSIYVILTIILLAVIIVFLFSKKVFNPYLSLYMKLRDNINQAKVGKFKRIDIPNGLTTDVVQVTNDYNNLITIFKDTSLDIDKKLQGFVGYRDRTNLNTNPLNESKDIIDNLSNLYQFKKQVELDSTKEEIYQRISQVFKNKFHLKNFTFFEIDIKKQKMQKVISEGESFYCHDAIKDNPHLCRAARTKSDVISIDFHESCPYFTKKDKFYYCLNIDIVENLYLIIHFVVDTEKELDELKNKSLFINRFLKEARPAVEVKLLMQALEDSAFKDGLTQLYNRKFIEEHLKKLLPQIKRDKKKIGLLMLDMDHFKAVNDEYGHDIGDRVLKSLSRVLEDSVRDSDIIVRYGGEEFMVLLIGVDSEENAMNIAHKIGTKVRENEIDVYAGTTIKKTVSIGLSMYPDDSNLFDTVAKNADIALYEAKSSGRDKVVRFSKEQKTSVELF, encoded by the coding sequence ATGAAAAAAAATATTATCGTACAATTTTTAATTCTACTTATATTAGTTGCTATTTTTATTACAGGAATTTCACTTTATAATCTAAGAACAGTGTCAATTAAATCTTCAGTTAGCACAGCAGAATCAATATCTGAAGTGATAAAAAGTGGCTTAGCCTTGCATGTAAGTAACGATTCTAATGTAGATGAATTTTTGAAAAATGTGTCAGCTATTCGGAATATAAAAGAGTTATGGCTTGTAAGAAGTGATAATATCAAAAATCCAGAATTTGAAACAAGAAGTTTTAAAAATCCAAAAGATAACTTAGATAAAGAAGTTATTAGAAGTGGTGAAACAAAATATATTGTAAAAGAAGGCTTTATTAATACTAATGTAAGAGTTACAATTCCTTATAAAGCAGAGATTAGCTGTTTAGCATGCCATAATAATGTTCAAGAAGGTGATACTTTAGGTGCTATTAGTATAGTATTAGATGTTAGTACTTTAAAAGAGATTGGAGTTAGGTCAATCTATGTCATACTAACTATTATTTTATTAGCGGTAATTATTGTATTTTTATTTTCTAAAAAAGTATTTAATCCTTATCTTTCATTATATATGAAATTAAGAGATAATATCAATCAAGCTAAAGTTGGTAAATTTAAAAGAATAGATATTCCAAATGGTTTAACAACTGATGTAGTACAGGTAACTAATGATTATAATAACTTAATTACCATATTTAAAGATACTTCCCTTGATATTGATAAAAAACTTCAAGGCTTTGTAGGGTATAGAGATAGAACTAATCTAAATACAAATCCACTCAATGAATCAAAAGATATAATCGATAACTTATCAAATTTATATCAATTCAAAAAGCAAGTGGAACTAGATAGTACAAAAGAAGAGATTTATCAGAGAATTTCTCAAGTTTTTAAAAATAAGTTTCATTTAAAAAACTTCACTTTTTTCGAAATAGATATAAAAAAACAAAAAATGCAAAAAGTAATTAGTGAAGGAGAATCATTTTATTGTCATGATGCAATAAAAGATAATCCTCACCTTTGTAGAGCAGCAAGAACAAAAAGTGATGTTATTTCAATAGATTTTCATGAAAGTTGCCCATACTTTACTAAAAAAGATAAATTTTATTATTGTTTAAATATTGATATTGTTGAAAACCTATATTTAATTATACATTTTGTTGTGGACACAGAAAAAGAACTTGATGAACTTAAAAATAAAAGTTTATTTATAAATAGATTTTTAAAAGAAGCCAGACCAGCTGTTGAAGTAAAACTTTTAATGCAAGCATTAGAAGACTCTGCATTTAAAGATGGATTGACTCAACTGTATAATAGAAAATTTATTGAAGAACATTTGAAAAAACTTCTTCCTCAAATAAAAAGAGACAAGAAAAAAATTGGTTTATTAATGCTAGATATGGATCATTTTAAAGCAGTTAACGATGAATATGGACATGATATTGGAGATAGAGTATTAAAAAGTTTATCAAGAGTTCTAGAAGATAGTGTAAGAGATTCAGATATTATAGTTAGATATGGTGGGGAAGAATTTATGGTTCTTCTTATTGGTGTTGACTCAGAAGAAAATGCCATGAATATAGCACATAAAATTGGAACAAAAGTAAGAGAAAATGAGATAGATGTTTATGCAGGTACTACAATTAAAAAGACAGTAAGTATAGGCTTATCAATGTATCCAGATGATTCAAATCTATTTGATACTGTGGCAAAAAATGCTGATATTGCTTTATATGAAGCAAAAAGTAGCGGTAGAGATAAGGTTGTAAGATTTAGTAAAGAACAGAAAACTAGTGTAGAATTATTTTAA
- a CDS encoding murein hydrolase activator EnvC, which yields MHRLLYLTLFITLIIHASSIDDKIQNNKTILSKNKNVKNRTEQKIQSLATQIEDQNEELKKLEKEINLVTKDINEHKEMLNASRKNLDELSIKGKILQNQKKDYEEELINTIIEDYSSGVAMKLANKDSLQELTQSEIYEILSSEAKDNMLKIDNQYMQITQNKSDNEREIRKLNVYIEKREKKKKILNYLLNKHSESLSSIEEKHKLYQNELKTIIKKQNSLTNLLSTLNILKEKEIKKEEEKRKRDKLLALKKKKEEQRLATAAKNKSNNVQKTQESVQKDNAEEIDLDVRILGSSTKGVKIGKYRGSKTIAPLKSYSVLKKFGKYYDPVYKIKLFNESILLKTNEPDAKVFSVLDGKVVYSKQNSGMLENLVIIQHKNGLYTIYSHLDQISPTLKVGKWIKKGYVVGRVDETLTFEAIVNNKYIDPADIFQ from the coding sequence ATGCATAGACTATTATACTTAACTTTATTTATCACTCTTATCATTCACGCTAGCTCTATTGATGATAAAATACAAAATAATAAAACAATATTATCTAAAAATAAAAATGTAAAAAATAGAACTGAACAAAAAATACAGTCCTTAGCTACTCAAATTGAAGATCAAAATGAAGAGTTAAAAAAATTAGAAAAAGAAATTAATCTTGTAACAAAAGATATTAATGAGCACAAAGAAATGTTAAATGCTTCCAGAAAAAACTTAGATGAACTAAGCATCAAAGGTAAAATACTTCAAAACCAGAAAAAAGATTACGAAGAGGAATTAATAAATACTATTATTGAAGATTATTCTTCTGGTGTTGCTATGAAACTTGCAAATAAAGACTCATTACAAGAATTAACACAAAGTGAAATTTACGAAATATTATCTTCAGAAGCAAAAGATAATATGTTAAAAATTGATAATCAATATATGCAAATAACCCAAAATAAAAGTGACAATGAAAGAGAAATTAGAAAATTAAATGTTTATATTGAAAAAAGAGAAAAGAAAAAGAAAATATTAAATTATTTACTTAATAAACACTCTGAATCACTATCTTCAATTGAAGAAAAACACAAACTTTATCAAAATGAATTAAAAACAATAATAAAAAAGCAAAACTCTTTAACGAACTTACTTTCAACACTTAATATTTTAAAAGAAAAAGAGATAAAAAAAGAAGAAGAAAAAAGAAAAAGAGATAAATTATTAGCACTTAAAAAGAAAAAAGAAGAACAAAGATTAGCAACAGCTGCAAAAAACAAATCTAATAATGTACAAAAAACACAAGAATCAGTACAAAAAGACAATGCAGAAGAAATTGATTTAGATGTTAGAATTTTAGGTTCTTCTACTAAAGGTGTTAAAATTGGTAAATATAGAGGTAGTAAAACAATTGCTCCTTTAAAATCATATTCAGTTTTAAAGAAATTTGGTAAATATTATGATCCTGTTTATAAAATAAAGTTATTTAATGAATCAATTCTATTAAAAACAAATGAACCCGATGCAAAAGTTTTTTCTGTACTTGATGGGAAAGTTGTATATTCAAAACAAAATTCTGGTATGTTGGAAAACCTTGTAATTATTCAACATAAAAATGGTTTATATACTATTTATTCACATTTGGATCAAATTTCTCCGACACTAAAAGTTGGAAAATGGATAAAAAAAGGTTATGTAGTAGGTAGAGTTGATGAAACTTTAACCTTCGAAGCAATTGTAAATAATAAATATATAGACCCTGCAGACATATTTCAATAA
- a CDS encoding cell division protein FtsX — MKSLKNTLTFVIPLTVMLITFSIYLLTNNVVNTYKKKISSDYSIVIITHTPLIKENFDTIAGIKVDKINTLSNRSIIDNVKSTLSNSSIDLLNKRLPHFYEIHLNSFPTSTELKKIRASLLNDKNIKRIEIFSKNHNQIYLLLLMINNIIIVLFGLILIFVVIILSKQVTIWFFAHNQRIMIFQLHGASILYSASPVIKHAIYGAFLSFIIAASLFVFVSYNLNMLLPAELNDILNTKIFVELEVLKLFLLSFGISIVTIFGVLFRYKIKNA; from the coding sequence ATGAAGTCTCTTAAAAATACTCTTACTTTTGTCATTCCTTTAACAGTGATGCTAATAACATTTTCTATATATCTTTTAACAAATAATGTTGTTAACACTTATAAAAAAAAGATATCAAGTGACTATTCTATAGTAATAATTACTCATACTCCCTTGATAAAAGAAAACTTTGACACAATAGCTGGAATAAAAGTTGATAAAATAAATACTTTATCAAATAGAAGTATTATAGACAATGTTAAAAGTACTTTATCAAATAGTTCAATTGATTTATTAAATAAAAGATTACCACACTTTTATGAAATACATTTAAACTCTTTTCCCACATCAACTGAATTAAAGAAAATACGAGCCTCACTTCTCAATGACAAAAATATAAAAAGAATAGAAATATTTTCAAAAAACCATAATCAGATTTATCTTTTGCTTTTAATGATAAATAATATAATAATCGTATTGTTTGGATTGATACTAATATTTGTAGTAATTATTCTTTCAAAACAAGTTACTATTTGGTTTTTTGCACATAATCAAAGAATTATGATTTTTCAATTACATGGTGCTTCTATTTTATATAGTGCATCACCTGTTATAAAACATGCTATTTATGGTGCTTTTTTATCTTTTATTATTGCAGCATCATTATTCGTATTTGTTTCATATAATTTAAACATGCTTTTGCCTGCTGAATTAAATGATATTTTAAACACAAAAATTTTTGTTGAATTAGAGGTTTTAAAGCTATTTTTATTATCTTTTGGTATATCAATAGTTACAATTTTTGGAGTACTTTTTAGATATAAAATCAAAAATGCATAG
- a CDS encoding cell division ATP-binding protein FtsE yields the protein MITAKNIYLAYDENKFVIKKGTFHIGHKEFIFIGGASGSGKSTLIKAMYGDIALKHGSFIIDNFELAHIGNRNLRDLRKDVGVIFQDYKLIQEWTIEENIMLPLKINGYSHEISAEQANKLLNHVKLSHRKGYYPNELSGGEQQRVAVARALAHNPKIIIADEPTGNLDDYSADVVWNLLKGANEQLGITVVVVTHRVPKNFGIRFRQLSIEDGIIYEVS from the coding sequence ATGATTACTGCTAAAAATATATATTTAGCTTATGATGAAAATAAATTTGTCATAAAAAAAGGAACTTTTCACATAGGGCATAAAGAGTTTATATTTATAGGAGGAGCTAGTGGAAGTGGAAAGTCAACTCTAATAAAAGCAATGTATGGGGATATTGCATTAAAACATGGAAGTTTTATAATTGATAATTTTGAATTAGCACACATAGGAAATAGAAACCTAAGAGATCTAAGAAAAGATGTAGGTGTTATATTTCAAGATTATAAATTAATTCAAGAGTGGACAATAGAAGAAAACATAATGTTACCTCTTAAAATAAATGGTTACTCTCATGAAATATCAGCTGAACAAGCAAATAAACTACTAAACCATGTAAAACTTTCTCATAGAAAAGGTTATTATCCAAATGAGCTAAGTGGTGGAGAACAACAAAGAGTTGCAGTAGCACGAGCTTTAGCACATAATCCAAAAATAATAATTGCAGATGAGCCAACAGGTAACCTTGATGATTATTCAGCTGATGTAGTCTGGAACTTACTAAAAGGTGCAAATGAACAACTAGGAATCACTGTAGTTGTAGTAACTCACAGAGTACCTAAAAACTTTGGAATAAGATTTAGACAATTATCAATTGAAGATGGAATAATATATGAAGTCTCTTAA
- the trmB gene encoding tRNA (guanosine(46)-N7)-methyltransferase TrmB, whose translation MPHIVFNNNGELITPSNKDGVDFKFIAKSYNVSEKPKKTEYKIGVSNQTKDFLLTLKDNKENKIVKADKITRVTPVTIVKDALNTYVKHTNANVLFSNTSNFSQKAEPQKEYLKDIEYFVNEFETSNEIQIEIGFGSGRHLLYQAQNNPDVQFIGLEIHTPSIEQVLKQIKILNIRNIIIVNYDARLFMEFIKSNSVGKIFVHFPVPWDKKPHRRVYSNDFIYEAKRVLKFTGTLELRTDSRKYFDFCVELLTNLSSGKIEIDINKDLPISSKYEDRWKKQNKNIYDVTLHSFTIDEEIEPNKDFSFGKINNLIKTFENISQKAVIFDDYFYHIEDFYLIENEKNSGLIQITFGSFNRPLSKYLIIRDGIISYYQGEPIPTSSNIKAHNKMKEILTNDYC comes from the coding sequence ATGCCTCACATAGTATTTAATAATAATGGTGAATTAATAACACCATCAAATAAAGATGGTGTTGATTTTAAGTTTATTGCAAAATCTTATAATGTAAGTGAAAAACCTAAAAAAACAGAGTATAAAATAGGTGTTTCAAATCAGACAAAAGATTTTTTATTAACATTAAAAGATAATAAAGAAAATAAAATAGTAAAAGCAGATAAAATAACAAGAGTTACTCCTGTTACAATTGTAAAAGATGCTTTAAATACTTATGTAAAACATACAAACGCAAATGTACTGTTTTCAAATACAAGTAATTTTTCACAAAAAGCTGAACCTCAAAAAGAGTACTTAAAAGATATAGAATATTTTGTAAATGAATTTGAAACAAGCAATGAGATTCAAATAGAGATTGGATTTGGTTCAGGAAGACACCTATTATATCAAGCACAAAATAATCCTGATGTTCAATTTATAGGTTTAGAGATTCATACTCCTTCTATAGAACAAGTACTTAAACAAATAAAAATTCTTAATATCAGAAATATAATAATTGTAAATTATGATGCTAGACTTTTTATGGAGTTTATTAAATCAAATTCAGTTGGTAAAATATTTGTTCACTTCCCTGTACCTTGGGACAAAAAACCTCACAGAAGAGTTTATAGCAATGATTTCATATATGAAGCAAAAAGAGTATTAAAGTTTACAGGAACATTAGAACTTAGAACTGATAGTAGAAAATATTTTGATTTTTGTGTTGAATTATTGACAAACCTAAGCAGTGGAAAAATTGAAATTGATATAAATAAAGACTTGCCAATATCTAGTAAGTATGAAGATAGATGGAAAAAGCAAAATAAAAATATTTATGATGTAACTTTGCACTCTTTTACTATTGATGAAGAGATTGAACCAAATAAAGATTTCTCTTTTGGAAAGATAAATAACTTAATAAAAACTTTTGAAAACATATCACAAAAAGCTGTAATTTTTGATGATTATTTTTACCACATTGAAGATTTTTACCTTATCGAAAATGAAAAAAACTCTGGACTTATTCAAATAACCTTTGGTTCTTTTAACCGACCCTTATCAAAATATTTAATAATAAGAGATGGAATTATATCTTACTATCAAGGTGAACCAATTCCAACAAGTAGTAATATAAAAGCTCACAATAAAATGAAAGAGATATTAACTAATGATTACTGCTAA